The Lewinellaceae bacterium genome has a segment encoding these proteins:
- a CDS encoding sulfotransferase: MLPSFFIVGERKCGTSSLYRYLVAHPQILPCKVKEPNFFSKPWWKIVWGLKKYQSLFPVLNQEGSIEFQWPELDENGRLFTETISVERQAGMPYITGEASVNTYYYANPRLVKWLLPDVKIILMLREPAERTFSHYRMLERFKKEGRKTISLQDFSTDMKIEMEKVRRGEESMVLSPSIYAKKLPVWLNLFGKDRLFIIRSEDLEDQKKAESIMKRLFQFLEVADFEMGDMLSQRFNVAPPKSIPEDIQQELVEFFDPYNKQLEDLLGVKLY; encoded by the coding sequence ATGTTGCCTTCATTTTTTATTGTAGGAGAAAGGAAATGCGGAACTTCTTCCTTATACCGGTATTTGGTGGCCCACCCTCAAATATTGCCGTGTAAGGTCAAAGAGCCGAATTTTTTTTCAAAACCCTGGTGGAAAATCGTTTGGGGTTTAAAAAAATACCAATCTCTTTTTCCTGTCCTGAACCAGGAGGGGAGTATTGAATTTCAGTGGCCCGAACTCGATGAAAATGGCCGGTTATTTACCGAAACGATTTCCGTTGAACGACAAGCGGGCATGCCTTATATTACCGGTGAGGCGAGTGTGAATACCTATTATTATGCTAATCCCCGCCTGGTAAAATGGCTTTTGCCCGACGTGAAAATTATTTTAATGCTGAGGGAGCCTGCTGAACGCACCTTTTCACATTACCGTATGCTGGAACGTTTCAAAAAGGAAGGCCGCAAAACCATTTCCTTACAGGACTTTTCGACGGACATGAAAATTGAGATGGAAAAAGTGAGGAGGGGAGAAGAAAGTATGGTGTTAAGTCCTTCCATTTATGCAAAAAAACTGCCCGTCTGGTTAAACCTTTTTGGAAAAGACCGGCTCTTTATTATCAGGTCGGAAGATCTGGAGGATCAAAAAAAGGCGGAAAGTATCATGAAACGATTATTCCAATTCCTTGAGGTGGCTGATTTTGAAATGGGAGATATGCTTTCCCAACGATTTAACGTAGCCCCTCCTAAATCCATACCGGAAGACATTCAACAGGAGTTGGTAGAATTTTTTGACCCCTACAACAAACAATTGGAAGATTTACTTGGTGTTAAGTTATATTGA
- a CDS encoding cytochrome B, which yields MLEILKHAHSGFRWIVLILLITTIVTAFSKKKAGNTMKSEDKKLPLFTLIATHIQLILGIILYFISPYVVFAADTMKDSLKRFYTVEHILLMLIAITLITIGYSKGKKAASWKTIFNYYLIGLILILLSIPWPFRGLSAGWF from the coding sequence ATGTTAGAAATACTCAAACACGCTCACTCCGGGTTTCGCTGGATCGTACTCATTTTGCTCATTACAACTATAGTTACTGCTTTTTCTAAAAAGAAAGCGGGCAACACAATGAAAAGCGAAGATAAAAAATTGCCGCTATTCACACTCATTGCCACTCATATTCAGTTGATTCTTGGCATCATCCTGTACTTTATCAGTCCATACGTGGTTTTCGCCGCTGATACCATGAAAGATTCATTGAAAAGGTTTTATACTGTAGAACATATTTTGCTGATGCTGATTGCAATCACATTGATCACTATCGGGTATAGCAAAGGGAAAAAAGCTGCTTCCTGGAAAACGATTTTTAATTATTACCTTATTGGGTTAATCCTCATTCTGCTCAGTATTCCATGGCCGTTCAGAGGACTGAGTGCCGGCTGGTTTTAA
- a CDS encoding amidohydrolase: MLQEKIKNLARNWHVDTIAVRRHLHQHPELSFQEKETSAYIAQRLTEYGIPFQPDIAGHGIVGMIKGKNPDKKIIALRGDMDALPIKETNNVDYCSVNEGVMHACGHDVHSASLLGAARILNELKDHFEGSIKLLFQPAEEKWPGGAKLMIEAGALENPKPTSMLGQHVHPPLEVGKIGIRPGIYMASADEIYLTVRGKGGHGALPHDCIDPIVIAAHIITALQTVVSRRANPNMPTVLTFGYIESEGGATNVIPNEVRLKGTLRTFDEDWRFEAHRIIELMTKNIAEGFGGSCKLNLLVGYPSLVNEPDLTEWVRTAAVDYLGPENVVELPIRTTAEDFAFYSQVMPSCFYRLGTGNKSKGIISPVHTDTFDVDEDCLEVATGLMAWLAVSQLK, encoded by the coding sequence ATGTTACAGGAAAAAATAAAAAATCTTGCCAGGAACTGGCATGTGGACACCATTGCGGTACGCCGCCACCTGCATCAACATCCCGAGTTATCTTTCCAGGAAAAGGAAACGTCGGCGTATATCGCCCAAAGATTGACGGAATACGGCATTCCTTTTCAGCCTGATATCGCAGGTCATGGCATCGTAGGCATGATCAAGGGCAAAAACCCGGACAAAAAAATAATCGCCCTGAGGGGAGATATGGACGCATTGCCTATCAAAGAGACCAATAACGTCGATTATTGTTCCGTAAATGAAGGGGTTATGCACGCTTGCGGACATGATGTACATTCTGCTTCTTTACTTGGAGCAGCCAGGATATTAAATGAGTTAAAAGACCATTTTGAAGGGAGCATAAAGTTATTGTTTCAACCGGCTGAGGAGAAATGGCCCGGGGGAGCCAAACTGATGATCGAAGCGGGTGCGCTTGAAAATCCAAAACCTACGAGTATGCTCGGACAACATGTGCATCCTCCGCTTGAAGTGGGGAAAATCGGTATCCGTCCGGGTATTTACATGGCTTCGGCCGATGAAATTTATTTGACGGTCAGGGGAAAAGGCGGACACGGAGCTTTGCCCCATGATTGTATCGATCCCATTGTGATTGCAGCTCATATCATTACAGCACTGCAGACGGTAGTGAGCCGCAGGGCCAATCCCAATATGCCAACCGTGCTGACTTTCGGTTATATTGAATCCGAAGGGGGCGCGACCAATGTTATTCCCAATGAAGTCAGGCTAAAAGGAACCCTCAGGACTTTTGATGAAGATTGGAGGTTTGAGGCGCATCGCATCATTGAGCTAATGACCAAAAATATAGCAGAAGGTTTTGGGGGAAGTTGTAAACTCAACCTACTGGTAGGATATCCCAGCCTGGTCAATGAACCCGATTTGACGGAATGGGTTAGAACAGCAGCAGTAGATTACCTTGGCCCTGAAAATGTGGTGGAGTTGCCCATCCGCACCACGGCGGAAGATTTTGCTTTTTATTCCCAGGTGATGCCCTCCTGTTTTTATCGACTGGGAACGGGCAATAAATCAAAAGGCATTATCTCACCAGTTCATACAGATACCTTTGATGTAGATGAAGATTGCCTGGAAGTCGCTACCGGATTGATGGCCTGGCTGGCGGTATCGCAGTTGAAATAA
- a CDS encoding nuclear transport factor 2 family protein, whose translation MSTSPLIEQFYTAFQNRDAEKMTALYHEDIEFEDPAFGKLQGDRARAMWKMLCGNATDLKINFSVLEVDDNGGKARWEAFYTFSQTGRKVHNIIDATFRFEDGKIITHKDQFNLRRWATQAMGMRGWLLGGTSFFRKKLHAQTNRLLDKFLKRNTD comes from the coding sequence ATGTCTACAAGCCCATTGATCGAACAGTTTTATACAGCCTTTCAAAACCGCGACGCCGAAAAAATGACGGCCTTATACCATGAAGATATTGAATTTGAAGACCCTGCATTTGGTAAACTTCAGGGAGACCGCGCCAGGGCCATGTGGAAGATGTTGTGTGGAAACGCAACAGACCTTAAAATTAATTTCAGCGTACTGGAAGTCGATGATAACGGGGGAAAAGCGAGGTGGGAAGCCTTTTATACCTTTAGCCAGACAGGAAGGAAAGTCCACAACATCATCGATGCAACATTCCGTTTTGAAGACGGGAAGATCATTACCCACAAGGATCAATTCAACCTGCGAAGATGGGCAACACAGGCGATGGGAATGCGCGGTTGGTTGTTAGGCGGCACTTCCTTTTTCAGGAAAAAACTCCACGCTCAAACCAATCGGTTACTGGATAAATTTTTGAAAAGAAATACAGATTAG